In a genomic window of Ralstonia nicotianae:
- a CDS encoding GNAT family N-acetyltransferase — MNPLELSKAIGVVTQDDIDKTEAAQGSPRTTVLVRELAAHHRSRLLKHLLALGDEDRLLRFGQVVGNHVIEAYVDSIDFDHDKVFGVYDDRLTLVGVGHLAYLRDNPQGRVAEFGVSVLESARGKGVGSALFQRAAMHGRNTKVRTLYMHCLSRNAAMMHIAKKAGMRVQYAYGEADAYLELPPADTMSLLTEAIDGQVADLDYLLKRNLRDVRRFGQRFWRSLLPLKRTV; from the coding sequence GTGAACCCGCTCGAACTGAGCAAGGCCATCGGCGTCGTCACCCAGGACGACATCGACAAGACCGAAGCGGCGCAAGGCTCGCCGCGAACCACCGTGCTGGTGCGCGAGCTCGCCGCGCATCATCGGTCGCGCCTGCTCAAGCACCTGCTCGCCCTGGGCGACGAGGACCGCCTGCTGCGCTTCGGCCAGGTGGTGGGCAATCACGTCATCGAAGCCTATGTCGACAGCATCGATTTCGACCACGACAAAGTGTTCGGCGTCTATGACGACCGCCTGACCCTGGTCGGCGTCGGCCACCTCGCTTACCTGCGCGACAACCCGCAGGGCCGGGTGGCGGAGTTCGGCGTGTCGGTGCTGGAGTCCGCGCGCGGCAAGGGCGTCGGCAGCGCGCTGTTCCAGCGGGCGGCCATGCACGGCCGCAACACCAAGGTGCGCACGCTCTATATGCACTGCCTGTCGCGCAACGCGGCCATGATGCACATCGCCAAGAAGGCCGGCATGCGCGTGCAGTACGCCTACGGCGAGGCCGATGCCTACCTGGAGCTGCCGCCGGCCGACACCATGAGCCTGCTGACCGAGGCGATCGACGGACAGGTCGCCGACCTCGACTACCTGCTCAAGCGCAACCTGCGCGACGTGCGCCGCTTCGGCCAACGCTTCTGGCGTTCGCTGCTGCCGCTTAAGCGCACCGTCTGA
- the kefF gene encoding glutathione-regulated potassium-efflux system oxidoreductase KefF, which translates to MHPPRILVIYAHPAPRRSRANKPLARMLAGLPGVALHDLYWHYPEFDIDARAEQQALEAADLVVLQFPVQWYATPSLLKEWLDVVLEMGWAYGPGGTALRGKHMLVLATTGGRAHAYSRDGIHGHAFDLFLLPLQQTAALCGMHWLPPHVLHDADDASPEVLDAHLEQVRASLQPWLAAVPA; encoded by the coding sequence ATGCATCCGCCGCGCATTCTCGTGATCTACGCGCATCCCGCGCCGCGCCGCTCGCGCGCCAACAAGCCGCTGGCGCGCATGCTGGCCGGCCTGCCCGGCGTGGCCCTGCACGATCTCTACTGGCACTACCCCGAGTTCGACATCGACGCGCGCGCCGAGCAGCAGGCGCTGGAAGCCGCCGACCTGGTGGTCCTCCAGTTTCCGGTGCAGTGGTATGCCACGCCATCGCTGCTCAAGGAGTGGCTGGATGTCGTGCTGGAGATGGGCTGGGCCTACGGGCCGGGCGGCACGGCCCTGCGAGGCAAGCACATGCTGGTGCTGGCGACCACCGGCGGCCGCGCGCACGCCTACAGTCGGGACGGCATCCACGGCCACGCCTTCGACCTGTTTCTGTTGCCCTTGCAGCAGACCGCCGCCCTGTGCGGCATGCACTGGCTGCCGCCGCACGTGCTGCACGACGCCGACGACGCCTCGCCCGAAGTGCTCGATGCCCATCTCGAGCAGGTACGCGCCAGCCTGCAGCCATGGCTGGCGGCTGTACCCGCCTGA